One Roseomonas sp. OT10 DNA window includes the following coding sequences:
- the livM gene encoding high-affinity branched-chain amino acid ABC transporter permease LivM: MSGAIPPAGDQSGGGGTDSSDPSGGITHPGGAGHLSDGVPSPGEAGGIPRPAPAPVPPPSPPRALDLPGALKEAGLAALVAAGLFVPLVGLRTDVGTGGSLILRTRWADVAVLVALAFAGRLLLALWQRRRPAALARSRAFRPPAWLPKVVAPALLLLAVALPVIPGTGRYELDLGVLVLTYVMLGWGLNIVVGLAGLLDLGYVAFYAVGAYSYALLAQNFGLSFWVCLPLAGILAAFWGVLLGFPVLRLRGDYLAIVTLAFGEIIRVVLLNWVSLTGGPNGISGIPRPTFFGLSFAASGGPDTFAGFFGLEPSPTHRVVFLYYVILALALLTNWVTLRLRRQPLGRAWEALREDEVAARALGINITNTKLTAFAIGAMFGGFAGAFFATRQAFISPESFTFIESAIILAIVVLGGLGSQLGVAIAALVMIGGFEVFRDLQEWRMLVFGAAMVVIMVWKPRGLVSTRTPTVSLGKARAISSDLVSQGHG, from the coding sequence ATGAGCGGCGCCATTCCCCCCGCCGGCGACCAGTCGGGCGGCGGCGGCACGGATTCCTCCGATCCGTCCGGCGGCATCACCCATCCCGGCGGCGCCGGCCACCTCTCGGACGGCGTCCCCTCCCCCGGCGAGGCCGGCGGCATCCCCCGCCCCGCCCCGGCCCCCGTGCCGCCGCCGTCGCCGCCACGCGCGCTCGACCTGCCCGGCGCGCTGAAGGAGGCAGGGCTCGCCGCGTTGGTCGCGGCCGGGCTGTTCGTCCCGCTGGTCGGGCTGCGCACCGATGTCGGCACGGGCGGCAGCCTCATCCTGCGCACGCGCTGGGCCGATGTCGCGGTGCTGGTGGCGCTGGCCTTCGCCGGGCGGCTGCTCCTCGCCCTGTGGCAAAGGCGGCGGCCGGCGGCGCTGGCCCGCTCCCGCGCCTTCCGCCCGCCCGCCTGGCTGCCGAAGGTGGTCGCGCCGGCCCTGCTGCTGCTGGCCGTGGCGCTGCCCGTCATCCCCGGCACGGGGCGCTACGAGCTGGATCTCGGCGTGCTGGTGCTGACCTACGTGATGCTCGGCTGGGGGCTGAACATCGTGGTCGGCCTCGCCGGGCTCCTCGATCTCGGCTACGTCGCCTTCTACGCCGTCGGCGCCTATTCCTACGCGCTGCTGGCGCAGAATTTCGGCCTGTCCTTCTGGGTCTGCCTGCCGCTGGCCGGCATCCTCGCCGCCTTCTGGGGCGTGCTGCTGGGCTTTCCCGTGCTGCGGCTGCGCGGCGACTACCTGGCCATCGTGACGCTCGCCTTCGGCGAGATCATCCGCGTCGTCCTGCTGAACTGGGTCTCGCTGACCGGCGGGCCGAACGGCATCTCCGGCATCCCGCGCCCGACCTTCTTCGGCCTGTCCTTCGCGGCCTCCGGCGGGCCGGACACCTTCGCCGGCTTCTTCGGGCTGGAGCCCTCGCCGACGCATCGGGTGGTGTTCCTCTACTACGTCATCCTGGCGCTCGCCCTGCTGACCAACTGGGTCACGCTGCGCCTGCGCCGCCAGCCGCTCGGCCGCGCCTGGGAGGCGCTGCGCGAGGACGAGGTCGCCGCCCGCGCGCTGGGCATCAACATCACCAACACCAAGCTCACCGCCTTCGCCATCGGCGCCATGTTCGGCGGCTTCGCCGGGGCCTTCTTCGCCACCCGCCAGGCCTTCATCAGCCCGGAAAGCTTCACCTTCATCGAGAGCGCCATCATCCTGGCCATCGTCGTCCTCGGCGGGCTGGGGTCGCAGCTCGGCGTCGCGATCGCGGCGCTGGTGATGATCGGCGGCTTCGAGGTGTTCCGCGACCTGCAGGAATGGCGGATGCTGGTCTTCGGCGCGGCCATGGTCGTCATCATGGTGTGGAAGCCGCGCGGCCTCGTCTCCACCCGCACGCCCACCGTCTCGCTCGGCAAGGCGCGGGCGATCTCCTCCGACCTCGTCAGCCAGGGCCACGGGTGA
- a CDS encoding ABC transporter ATP-binding protein: MSAALRPAPATPMLELRGVSAAYGAVEALKGVSVAVAPGEIVTLIGANGAGKSTLLMTIFGSPRARSGQVLFEGRDITVLPPHQVARLGIAQSPEGRRVFPRMTVRENLLMGAQAFGVDPAPGLERAFALFPRLKEREAQRGGTLSGGEQQMLAIARALMSRPRLLLLDEPSLGLAPLVVKQIFGAIRELNRAEGLTVLLVEQNANQALRLAHRGYVLVTGRITMADTGAALLARPEVREAYLGG, encoded by the coding sequence ATGAGCGCCGCACTCCGCCCCGCCCCGGCGACGCCCATGCTGGAGCTGCGCGGCGTCTCCGCCGCCTATGGCGCGGTGGAGGCGCTGAAGGGCGTCTCCGTCGCCGTGGCGCCGGGCGAGATCGTCACGCTGATCGGCGCCAACGGCGCGGGCAAGTCCACGCTGCTGATGACCATCTTCGGCAGCCCGCGCGCCCGTTCGGGGCAGGTGCTGTTCGAGGGCCGCGACATCACCGTCCTGCCGCCGCACCAGGTGGCGCGCCTGGGCATCGCGCAGTCGCCGGAGGGGCGCCGCGTCTTCCCGCGCATGACCGTGCGCGAGAACCTGCTGATGGGCGCCCAGGCCTTCGGCGTCGATCCCGCGCCCGGGCTGGAGCGCGCCTTCGCCCTGTTTCCCCGCCTGAAGGAGCGGGAGGCGCAGCGCGGCGGCACCCTGTCGGGCGGCGAGCAGCAGATGCTGGCCATCGCCCGCGCGCTGATGTCCCGCCCGCGCCTGCTGCTGCTCGACGAGCCCTCGCTCGGCCTCGCGCCGCTGGTGGTCAAGCAGATCTTCGGCGCGATCCGGGAGCTGAACCGGGCCGAAGGGCTGACCGTGCTGCTGGTGGAGCAGAACGCCAACCAGGCGCTGCGCCTCGCCCACCGCGGCTACGTCCTCGTCACCGGGCGCATCACCATGGCCGATACCGGCGCCGCGCTGCTGGCCCGGCCGGAGGTGCGGGAGGCCTATCTGGGTGGGTGA
- a CDS encoding branched-chain amino acid ABC transporter substrate-binding protein, whose translation MPTLDRRRLLGATLAAPAVLAAGGTRGALAQSGIRIATAGPMTGQYAAFGAQMKEGATQVVADLNKAGGVLGQQLILEVGDDACDPRQAVSVANQLSGRGIKLMAGHFCSGSSIPASKVYGEEGVLQISPASTNPAYTEQGGWNTFRTCGRDDQQGAVAGKFIAERFKGKPVAILHDNSAYGKGLADETKKALNAAGVTEAIYAAYTPGERDYNAIVSRLKAANVGVIYIGGYHTESGLILRQAKEQGMDVTLIGGDALVTNEFWQITGPAGEGTLMTFSPDVRTRPTAAEVVQAFKARNVDPEGYTLYTYAAVQVWAEAAKKANSTDPRKVAETIKSGGPWQTVLGPISFTPKGDPTVADYVFYVWKNGSYAQM comes from the coding sequence ATGCCCACTCTCGACCGGCGCCGCCTGCTCGGCGCGACCCTGGCCGCGCCCGCGGTCCTCGCCGCCGGGGGCACCCGCGGGGCGCTCGCCCAGTCGGGCATCCGCATCGCCACCGCCGGGCCGATGACCGGCCAGTACGCCGCCTTCGGCGCGCAGATGAAGGAGGGCGCGACCCAGGTCGTGGCCGACCTCAACAAGGCGGGCGGCGTGCTGGGCCAGCAGCTGATCCTGGAGGTGGGCGACGACGCCTGCGACCCGCGCCAGGCGGTGTCGGTGGCGAACCAGCTTTCGGGGCGCGGCATCAAGCTGATGGCGGGGCACTTCTGCTCCGGCTCCTCGATCCCGGCGAGCAAGGTCTATGGCGAGGAGGGCGTGCTGCAGATCAGCCCCGCCTCCACCAACCCCGCCTATACCGAGCAGGGCGGCTGGAACACCTTCCGCACCTGCGGCCGCGACGACCAGCAGGGCGCGGTGGCCGGCAAGTTCATCGCCGAGCGCTTCAAGGGCAAGCCCGTCGCGATCCTTCACGACAACTCCGCCTACGGGAAGGGTCTGGCGGACGAGACCAAGAAGGCGCTGAACGCGGCGGGGGTCACGGAGGCGATCTATGCCGCCTACACCCCGGGCGAGCGCGACTACAACGCCATCGTCTCGCGCCTGAAGGCCGCGAATGTCGGCGTCATCTACATCGGCGGCTACCACACGGAATCCGGGCTGATCCTGCGCCAGGCCAAGGAGCAGGGGATGGACGTGACCCTGATCGGCGGCGACGCGCTGGTGACCAACGAGTTCTGGCAGATCACCGGCCCGGCCGGCGAGGGCACGCTGATGACCTTCTCGCCCGACGTGCGCACGCGCCCGACGGCGGCGGAGGTGGTGCAGGCCTTCAAGGCGCGCAACGTCGATCCGGAGGGCTACACCCTCTACACCTATGCCGCCGTGCAGGTCTGGGCCGAGGCGGCGAAGAAGGCCAACAGCACCGACCCGCGCAAGGTGGCGGAGACGATCAAGTCCGGCGGCCCGTGGCAGACGGTGCTGGGCCCGATCAGCTTCACGCCCAAGGGCGACCCGACGGTGGCGGACTACGTCTTCTACGTCTGGAAGAACGGCTCCTACGCCCAGATGTGA
- a CDS encoding ABC transporter ATP-binding protein: MRDPILTVDSLTMRFGGLTAVNAVSFAAARGEITAVIGPNGAGKTTMFNCITGFYRPTSGTIRLHGPHGEAGLHDLAGHRIAQAGVARTFQNIRLFAGMTVLENLLVAQHNALMRATGFGIGAVLGLSGYPAAERAAIGRALRWLEETGLTDRADDPAGALPYGDQRRLEIARAMCSNAPHGPSLLCLDEPAAGLNPRESEQLGALIRRICDTGCSVLLIEHDMGVVMRISDRVVVLEYGKKIADDVPAIVRRDPTVIAAYLGEGDEDDPDAAGAEAAA; encoded by the coding sequence ATGCGCGATCCCATCCTCACCGTCGACTCGCTGACCATGCGCTTCGGCGGCCTCACCGCCGTCAACGCCGTCTCCTTCGCCGCCGCCAGGGGCGAGATCACCGCGGTGATCGGTCCCAACGGCGCCGGCAAGACGACGATGTTCAACTGCATCACCGGCTTCTACCGCCCCACCTCCGGCACCATCCGCCTGCACGGGCCGCACGGCGAGGCGGGGCTGCACGACCTCGCCGGCCACCGCATCGCCCAGGCGGGCGTGGCGCGCACCTTCCAGAACATCCGCCTCTTCGCCGGCATGACGGTGCTGGAGAACCTGCTCGTCGCCCAGCACAACGCGCTGATGCGGGCGACGGGCTTCGGCATCGGCGCGGTGCTGGGCCTCTCCGGCTACCCGGCCGCCGAGCGCGCCGCGATCGGCCGCGCCCTGCGCTGGCTGGAGGAGACGGGGCTGACCGACCGCGCCGACGACCCGGCCGGCGCCCTGCCCTATGGCGACCAGCGGCGGCTGGAGATCGCGCGCGCCATGTGCAGCAACGCGCCGCACGGCCCCTCCCTGCTCTGCCTGGACGAGCCGGCGGCGGGGCTGAACCCGCGCGAGAGCGAGCAGCTCGGCGCGCTGATCCGCCGCATCTGCGACACCGGCTGCTCCGTCCTGCTGATCGAGCACGACATGGGCGTGGTGATGCGGATCTCCGACCGGGTGGTGGTGCTGGAATACGGCAAGAAGATCGCGGACGACGTGCCGGCCATCGTGCGGCGCGACCCGACCGTGATCGCCGCCTATCTCGGCGAGGGCGACGAGGACGACCCGGACGCCGCCGGCGCGGAGGCCGCGGCATGA
- a CDS encoding DUF421 domain-containing protein gives MIETVLRAALTWAGLMVLLRLSGRRTLGEMSPADFVVLLIIGDMVQQGLLGDDASLTSGFVVVTTLLLLTVLYATAKARWPGLTRPMEGVPTVLVREGVPDLGRLRRSRVALDDVLEAARQNGIAELGGVRWAILETSGRISIIPRASPQEGEQAGETNHPPR, from the coding sequence ATGATCGAGACGGTGCTGCGCGCCGCCCTGACCTGGGCCGGGCTGATGGTGCTGCTGCGGCTCTCCGGCCGCCGCACCCTGGGCGAGATGAGCCCGGCCGACTTCGTCGTGCTGCTCATCATCGGCGACATGGTGCAGCAGGGGCTGCTGGGCGACGATGCCAGCCTGACCAGCGGCTTCGTGGTGGTGACGACGCTGCTGCTGCTGACCGTGCTCTACGCCACGGCGAAGGCACGCTGGCCGGGGCTGACGCGGCCGATGGAGGGGGTGCCCACGGTGCTGGTGCGCGAGGGCGTGCCGGATCTGGGGCGGCTGCGCCGCTCGCGCGTCGCGCTGGACGACGTGCTGGAGGCGGCGCGGCAGAACGGCATCGCGGAGCTGGGCGGGGTCCGCTGGGCGATCCTGGAGACCAGCGGCCGGATCAGCATCATCCCGCGCGCCAGCCCCCAGGAGGGCGAGCAGGCGGGCGAGACGAATCACCCACCCAGATAG